The genomic DNA ATCATCAACCTGGAGGATCCTGCCCAGCCTTTTGAAGAAAAAGTATTCCCTAGTTCGGTGGACGCGACCGGGCATGATTGGGACATTGATTCAGCGGGAATTGCCTGGCACACTGGATTAGGTGGAACGGTAGGCTACGATATTTCCGACCCAGTTAACCCAGTGGTCCTGAATTCGACAGATGAGCGCGGATTGAACGGGACGAAATGGAACAACTTCATTCACCACAATACGTTGAGACCGAATGGTGAGCAGTTCGAGAGCCGAGTATCTGGGGATTTTGAAACAAATGAAAGCACGGAACGAACGGGTGATCAAGTTCGCCCTGGAGAAGTTGTCATGGTGACAGAAGAGGACTATCTACACCCAGGTACGTGTGAGGATGAAGGCTCCTTCCAAACATGGCATCTGCAAAGCTTGAATGAATTCGAAGGTACAGGAGGAGGAACGATTGAGCCTGGCAGTGGGTCAATTGAGCCGCTGGATTCATGGAACTCGAAGATTTTAGGCACTGAGGAACAAACAAAAGCAGGATTCATTTGTTCTGCGCATTATTCCTCCTATCATGAGGAAGGTTTCGTTTCGATCGGTTACTATCAACAAGGTGTAAGGATCCTTGATGTCCGAGATCCGACCGATATCAAACAGGTCGGCTACTGGTTCACCGGCGTCCAAGAAGTATGGGGCGCACAGTGGATTGGCGCACGTGATATCGATGGTCAAATGACAGGTGAACATACGAAATATGTGTACGCTTACGATCCGACAAGAGGTTTGGATATTTTAGAGGTGACCTTCCCGGATGAAGAGCCAAAGAACACACTGGATCTTGAAGCGAATATCCACTTAGACATGATAAAGGTCCCGGCGACAGACCTTTCCGATGCGTTACAGGAGAAAATGTCCCATGATCATTCCCACTGATTATTTTCAGCATAAAATCACCCATTAACTAAGAAGAGGCTGACCTAAACTCAGGTCAGCCTCTTCTTTTTATATCCAAGTCAGGACTATCTTCCTAATGACGGGTATGGATGTCCTTGTTTAGATACAAGAAAAACCATTGGCAGCGGTTACAACTGAACCAAATGAACGTATTTTTAATTTTCAATTGACATTGAGAATCAATATCAATTACTATTAGTCATGCATAAATGATAATCATTTTCAATCAGATAGATGGAAACAAATTCGATAGACTGCAGGAGGGAAGGAAAGTGGAAGCCGCAACCATCAACGCTAATAATAACGTCACAGATTACAAGTCACAGGTCATCGCTCATTTGAAACAAGCATACCCCCATCTCGTAAACAGCTATGAAGAGAAATTGAAAGAAGCTGATTCAGCAATCCTTCATCAGCTTGTCCAGGCAATCTTACGTGAAAGAATTGTAGATTTCGAGTGGATAACGAGAAATGAATGTCAGATTGCGCTTATCAAGCTGGATACGCATGAAACGGTTGAAGTGCCAATCAGAACCACGTACATATTGGACCATATCGACCTTGATGGAGAGATCCTCCATACCGACAGCCGCGGAGGAGTGACCGTGATTTCCAGACCAGCACAGCTCTTGGACCGGTTGTTTGAAGCTTTTCATGCAGACTCGTTTGACAATATCGATCAATTTTATAAAGAAATCGAGAACAGCATGTATAACTATGCGCTTGCCCTTACGATTGCAGAGGAACGCCAAATGAAAATCAAAGCGGATGCAATAAGTCTCCAAAGTGAAGGGACGTTTGATTATCTCGTAAAGAAAAAGAAGCACGATGCGTCATTCAGTCCGCTCACTTTCTTAGAGCAGTGGGTCATACAGGGACATTCAATCCATCCTTGTTCGAGGACGAGATTAGGATTGTCGCCAGCATCCATTTCAGAATATGCACCTGAATGGGAGGGCCGTCCTTCGGTCATCCCCGTAGCTGTTCACAAAGATTATTGTAAGCTGACCCATTTTGAAGATCGCTCCGTATCAAACCTGCTGAAGCAAGAATACCCGGAGCTTGCGGTACGATTGAATGAAACGCTGACAGCACGCAATTTGAACCCGCATGACTATGAAATCATACCGGTTCACCCGTGGCAGCTCGAACATACGATTCAGCAAAATTATCGTGATGAGCTGGAAAGTCAAAAGGTGGTGCCGATTACGGAAGCTTCCATCGACACAGCGGCACTGATTTCTTTCCGGTCTTTAGCTCCAGTGGGAGACCAAAACAAGCATCATATCAAAACCGCAATCAACGTACAGATGACGAGTGCGATCCGGACCGTGTCAGCAGCTTCCACACAGAATGGCCCTAAGGTATCTTCTGTCTTAGAAAAAATCCATTCAGAAGATGCATTCCTGGCGAATTCAATGAGCTTCATGAAAGAAAGCGCTGGTATTCATTTTGAACCAGTGAATCCTGAAGATGATGAAGAGCGTCATTTCCTACAGAAGAATCTTGCGGCAATCATGCGTGAAAACCCAGAAAAATCGCTTGCTGATGACGAAATCGCTCTTCCGGCTGCTGCCTTCATTGCAAAATCACCTGTCACCGATCAACTTTTGATCGAAGAACTGGTAAAGAATCATGCAATCAAAGGAGGATTCGATACGCTTACTGATGCGGCAGCGGACTTCATCGAGAAGTATGTAAGTGTCCTCCTTCCAGGTGTTCTTACGTTAATGAGCAAGTATGGGGTCAGTATGGAAGTCCACATGCAAAACTGTGTATGTGTGTTCAAGAATGGCTCGCCAGAGAAAATCGTCGTCCGGGACAACGGTGGAATCCGGATTATGGAATCCAGATTGAATGAGTTCTTCAAGATTCCTGAGCTCAATAACAGTACGAACCTGATGACGTCCAATCGTCAAGATCTTCTGGATATTTTCTTCCATGCCATCGTCCATAACCATTTGGGTGAGATGATCGTTGCATTGTCACGAAAGTTGGGCATGGACGAAGAACAGCTATGGCGCCCAGTAAGGCATGTGGTAGAACAAGTCTATGCTTCCTTACAACACGATGCCCGGGTACCTGCCGAAAATCTGACGGACAAGGATGATCTCTTCTCAGAAGAATCACGCTTGAAGGCGCTCGTTCGAATGAGATTGACAAACAAGTATACAGAGAATGCTTATGTGAATGTAACCAACCCGTTATATCCGAAAAAAGAGGAGTGTGCCAAATGACGATCCAATTGATTCAAAGACCGGCCCAGCTGAAGTCTAATCAAACCTCCATGATTACTGAAGAGATCGCGTGTATGCGATTTGTTATGAAAAAGATGCCTTCTTATGTCAATCACTTTATCGGATCCCTTGAAAAAGGACGTAAGGGGATTCTCCATAAGCTTGCATCGTCCATATTACGCGAGAACATCAACAACATTTATTCAGATGCCATTGATTTGAAGAAAATCGGGTCTGTATTTGTCATGAACTTGAACGTAGCAGATGAGAGTTGGCGTCCATTCTTCAATCACATCCAAACGTATCCGATTCGTGAGGATATAACGTATAAGGTTGTCCCAATTGACAATTCGGTCATGGTCTTTCCGATAGCTAACACATATGCTTATCAACGGATTGAGACAACAGATGAGATTTTATATGTCGATGAGGAGGGCATCACGCCAATCACACTCGCTTCTGATTTGTTGAAAAAGTTATTTTCAGCGACAGCGAATCGTTGGAACATGGATACCTTTATAAAAGAACTAGATAATGGTACGGCAAACCTCACCCTGGCGTATATGTATGAACAAGCTTGGAAGGAAACGATCCAGGACGAAGCAAAACGTCTCGGTTCTATGGATACGTTGGACTATCTTCTGAAAAAGAAGGATGAAAATGAAAGCTTCTCGGCAAGCCTGTTCTTTGAACAGCTCGTATTAGAAGGGCATCACTTGCATCCAGGCTCGAAAACGAAAATTGGATTAACGCATGAAGATGTCTTCCGTTACTCTCCTGAATTCCATCAAGTGTTCCAGGTTGGCTTTGTTGCGGTTAAAAAGGATTGCCTGCTTACGACGACTGGGAATAAGGGTGTGCTTGAAGAACACTACCCTGAGGAATTAGAGCTTTGTTTAGAGGAATTGGACGGAAGAGGGTATGACAGTGCTGAATATGACATCCTCCCTGTTCATCAATGGCAATATGAGCATGTCATTCCAAAGCTCTACGCTGATGAAGTCAAAAATGCGGATGTTGTTTTCATAAAGGATGTCAAGGTCGGGGTGGAGGCAACGTCCTCATTCCGGACTGTCTATCCACAAAAAGGACAAGCTCCTGCATTGAAGCTGGCTGTGAATAGTCAAATGACGTCTACCGTCAGATCGATTTCCACACAAACAGCCTTGAACTCGACATTATTTACTGAAATGATGCAATCCGTCATGGAAAAAGAAGCGCAATTAGAGAATTTCCAGCCATTGAATGAAATTGTCGGCGCAGCCTTCAAATCCGAAGAAGAAGGAAAGAGTCGTAACCTGACGATGCTTATGCGGGAGAACATCGATGAAAAGCTTCAGAACGGGGAACTCGCAATTGCAGGCCCGGCCTTGTATGCCCAATCGCCTGTAAGTGGGGAGACAGTCCTGGCTGAGCTTGTGAACCAATATGCCGAGGCCAACAACCTATCTAAAAGCAGAGCAGCGTTCCCATTTTTCGATGACTATATCGCGGCTGTCATTCCAGGATACCTGACTCTGATGGTCAAGTACGGAATCGCTCTTGAAGGACATCTTCAAAACAGCATCCCAGTATTCAAGGACGGCAAACTGTCCAGATTCTTTTTCAGGGACTGGGGAGGCGCCCGGATCTACAAGGAGAGACTTACACAGCAAGGAATCGCCATCCAATTCACACCTGGCTCTATGTCGGTCACGGACGATCTTGGTGAGATGCATAACAAGCTCTATTATACGGTGTTCCAAAACCATCTCGGAGAAATCATCCGGCAGCTTGTCCTATACTCCGGTATAAAGGAAGAAGATTTCTGGAGCAGAGTCAAAATGGTTTGTGAAGAGACGCTTCAATCCTTATCGCTGCAGAAGGACTTAGTAGGCAATATAGAAGAGGATCGTGCATTCCTTTTCCAACCGGTCGTCAAGCATAAATCACTCACGACGATGCGGTTGACAGGCGGGAAGGGCTATTGCTACAGCGAGGTGCCCAATCCGTTAACTGATGCGGGAGAGCTCCATGATTGAAAAACTCGCTAAACCATTCACCCTGAATGGGGCGATGAAATCTTCTTCCTTCAGGCATTTTCTTTTTGGGAGCTTTGTGGTCCGAACAACAGACTGGATGGACCTGACGCTGTTGAATTGGCTCGTCTATCAATGGACCCAATCTCCTCTCGCCTTAGGAATTTTGAATGCATGCCGTTTACTACCGATATTCATTTTCGGATTACAAGCAGGTGTATTAGCTGATCGATATGACAGGAAAAAGGTGTTGGTGGCCAGCTATCTC from Pseudalkalibacillus sp. SCS-8 includes the following:
- a CDS encoding IucA/IucC family protein — encoded protein: MEAATINANNNVTDYKSQVIAHLKQAYPHLVNSYEEKLKEADSAILHQLVQAILRERIVDFEWITRNECQIALIKLDTHETVEVPIRTTYILDHIDLDGEILHTDSRGGVTVISRPAQLLDRLFEAFHADSFDNIDQFYKEIENSMYNYALALTIAEERQMKIKADAISLQSEGTFDYLVKKKKHDASFSPLTFLEQWVIQGHSIHPCSRTRLGLSPASISEYAPEWEGRPSVIPVAVHKDYCKLTHFEDRSVSNLLKQEYPELAVRLNETLTARNLNPHDYEIIPVHPWQLEHTIQQNYRDELESQKVVPITEASIDTAALISFRSLAPVGDQNKHHIKTAINVQMTSAIRTVSAASTQNGPKVSSVLEKIHSEDAFLANSMSFMKESAGIHFEPVNPEDDEERHFLQKNLAAIMRENPEKSLADDEIALPAAAFIAKSPVTDQLLIEELVKNHAIKGGFDTLTDAAADFIEKYVSVLLPGVLTLMSKYGVSMEVHMQNCVCVFKNGSPEKIVVRDNGGIRIMESRLNEFFKIPELNNSTNLMTSNRQDLLDIFFHAIVHNHLGEMIVALSRKLGMDEEQLWRPVRHVVEQVYASLQHDARVPAENLTDKDDLFSEESRLKALVRMRLTNKYTENAYVNVTNPLYPKKEECAK
- a CDS encoding IucA/IucC family protein, producing MTIQLIQRPAQLKSNQTSMITEEIACMRFVMKKMPSYVNHFIGSLEKGRKGILHKLASSILRENINNIYSDAIDLKKIGSVFVMNLNVADESWRPFFNHIQTYPIREDITYKVVPIDNSVMVFPIANTYAYQRIETTDEILYVDEEGITPITLASDLLKKLFSATANRWNMDTFIKELDNGTANLTLAYMYEQAWKETIQDEAKRLGSMDTLDYLLKKKDENESFSASLFFEQLVLEGHHLHPGSKTKIGLTHEDVFRYSPEFHQVFQVGFVAVKKDCLLTTTGNKGVLEEHYPEELELCLEELDGRGYDSAEYDILPVHQWQYEHVIPKLYADEVKNADVVFIKDVKVGVEATSSFRTVYPQKGQAPALKLAVNSQMTSTVRSISTQTALNSTLFTEMMQSVMEKEAQLENFQPLNEIVGAAFKSEEEGKSRNLTMLMRENIDEKLQNGELAIAGPALYAQSPVSGETVLAELVNQYAEANNLSKSRAAFPFFDDYIAAVIPGYLTLMVKYGIALEGHLQNSIPVFKDGKLSRFFFRDWGGARIYKERLTQQGIAIQFTPGSMSVTDDLGEMHNKLYYTVFQNHLGEIIRQLVLYSGIKEEDFWSRVKMVCEETLQSLSLQKDLVGNIEEDRAFLFQPVVKHKSLTTMRLTGGKGYCYSEVPNPLTDAGELHD